Proteins encoded by one window of Deinococcus radiodurans R1 = ATCC 13939 = DSM 20539:
- a CDS encoding MBL fold metallo-hydrolase — protein sequence MKLERPSPGIGMTTLYANVYLLSTPQGRLLLDTGTVNHAPAFARLLRSFDPDAVVVTHSHIDHAGNAFLAARLGYPVLAHPLEHDRLLGHDLSMPYPAGQPGVGRLVSRLHPRPGAERLGALYPGDTVRGWEVVHLPGHTDGQIGLQRDGVLLAADAVLSHPRTGAHLPREGYNWDHAVALQTLKKVADLDLHTVLPGHGRALDMAQVRARAVRDDEPGDRAEDAA from the coding sequence GTGAAGCTTGAGCGCCCCTCCCCCGGCATCGGCATGACGACGCTGTACGCCAACGTCTACCTGCTGAGCACCCCGCAAGGCCGGCTGCTGCTCGACACCGGCACCGTGAACCACGCCCCCGCCTTTGCCCGCCTGCTGCGTTCGTTCGACCCGGATGCGGTGGTCGTCACGCACAGCCACATCGACCACGCGGGGAATGCTTTTCTGGCGGCGCGGCTTGGCTACCCGGTGCTGGCGCATCCGCTGGAACATGACCGGTTGCTGGGGCATGACCTGTCGATGCCTTACCCGGCGGGACAACCGGGCGTGGGGCGGCTGGTGTCGCGCCTGCATCCCCGACCCGGCGCGGAGCGGCTCGGCGCCCTGTACCCTGGCGACACGGTGCGCGGCTGGGAAGTCGTTCACCTGCCGGGCCACACCGACGGGCAAATCGGGCTGCAACGGGATGGCGTGCTGCTCGCCGCCGACGCGGTGCTGAGCCATCCCCGAACCGGGGCGCACCTGCCACGCGAGGGCTACAACTGGGACCACGCGGTGGCCTTGCAGACGCTGAAAAAGGTGGCCGACCTCGACCTGCACACCGTGCTGCCGGGACACGGGCGGGCGCTGGACATGGCGCAGGTGCGGGCGCGGGCGGTGCGCGACGACGAGCCGGGAGACAGGGCGGAAGACGCAGCGTAG
- a CDS encoding restriction endonuclease, with protein MSPPPPPPASSGAAVLLMLTLGGLVVVAAEPEWRGLTAPLLGLLLVTVLVLASGARRRETPPVPPARAVAPRAVMPPSPPVHPAKTTAPRPAAPASRTAPQSAAFADLSPREFELKVAALLSALPGWYAQATRGSADQGADVLASGPGGVRVAVQVKRYRAAVGNGAVQEIVASKALYGCAHAVVVTSGPGYTRAARQLAQANGVRLWQARELSELQRCAERGLPPPPGLLPGPS; from the coding sequence ATGTCACCGCCTCCCCCACCCCCCGCCTCGTCCGGCGCCGCCGTACTGCTGATGCTGACGCTGGGAGGACTCGTCGTGGTGGCCGCCGAACCGGAGTGGCGGGGCCTGACCGCGCCGCTGCTGGGGCTGCTGCTGGTCACGGTGCTGGTGCTGGCGAGTGGGGCCCGGCGGAGAGAGACGCCGCCCGTGCCCCCGGCCAGGGCAGTGGCTCCCAGAGCGGTTATGCCCCCCAGCCCACCAGTCCACCCCGCGAAAACCACAGCGCCCAGGCCAGCCGCGCCCGCGTCCAGAACGGCGCCCCAGAGTGCGGCCTTTGCCGACCTCAGCCCCCGCGAGTTCGAGTTAAAGGTGGCGGCGCTGCTCAGCGCGCTGCCCGGTTGGTACGCACAGGCCACACGGGGCAGCGCCGACCAGGGGGCCGACGTGCTCGCCAGCGGCCCCGGCGGGGTGCGGGTGGCGGTGCAGGTCAAGCGCTACCGCGCGGCGGTGGGCAACGGCGCCGTGCAGGAAATCGTGGCGAGCAAGGCGCTCTACGGCTGCGCGCACGCGGTGGTCGTGACCAGCGGGCCGGGCTATACCCGCGCGGCGCGGCAACTCGCCCAGGCGAACGGCGTGCGGCTGTGGCAGGCCCGCGAACTGAGCGAACTGCAACGCTGCGCCGAGCGCGGACTGCCGCCACCGCCGGGGCTGCTGCCCGGCCCGTCCTGA
- the guaB gene encoding IMP dehydrogenase: MSVPAAPQTPSQSQEDRYRYKFAQEGITFDDVLLQPRHSQVLPHEVDVSAQLTRRVRLNIPFVSAAMDTVTETNMAIAMAREGGIGVVHKNMSIDAQAEMIRKVKRSESGMIVDPITLPPSATVRDADRLMGEYRISGVPVTAPDGKLLGIITNRDMRFIDDLDVPLGDVMTREHLVTVPVGTDLEQARELFKLNRIEKLLVTEGEYLRGLITIKDIEKSVKYPNAAKDDLGRLRVAAAIGVSADLMDRAGALVQAGADVLVLDSAHGHSQGILNALSRVKEQFDVDVIAGNVATRSGARDLILAGADAVKVGIGPGSICTTRVVTGVGVPQVTAIFEASAAAMEAGIPVIADGGIKQTGDVPKAIAAGASVVMMGSMLAGTDEAPGETILRDGRRYKSYRGMGSLGAMDQGSADRYFQGGSRKFVPEGIEGIIAYRGTAGEVIYQFVGGLKSSMGYCGAPDLTTLRDTAQFVRITGASLVESHPHGVTITKEAPNYGGR, translated from the coding sequence ATGAGTGTGCCCGCTGCTCCCCAGACCCCCAGCCAGAGCCAGGAAGACCGTTACCGCTACAAATTTGCCCAGGAAGGCATCACCTTCGACGACGTGCTGCTGCAGCCCCGGCACTCGCAGGTGCTGCCGCACGAGGTGGACGTATCCGCGCAGCTGACCCGGCGCGTGCGGCTCAACATCCCCTTCGTGTCGGCGGCGATGGACACCGTGACCGAAACGAATATGGCAATCGCCATGGCCCGCGAGGGCGGCATTGGCGTGGTCCACAAGAACATGTCCATCGATGCGCAGGCCGAGATGATTCGCAAGGTCAAGCGCAGCGAGAGCGGCATGATCGTGGACCCCATCACCCTGCCGCCCTCGGCCACCGTGCGTGACGCTGACCGCCTGATGGGCGAGTACCGCATCAGCGGCGTGCCGGTCACCGCGCCCGACGGCAAGCTGCTGGGCATCATCACCAACCGCGACATGCGCTTTATCGACGACCTCGACGTGCCGCTCGGCGACGTGATGACCCGCGAACACCTCGTCACCGTGCCGGTCGGCACCGACCTCGAGCAGGCGCGCGAGCTGTTCAAGCTCAACCGCATCGAAAAGCTGCTGGTCACTGAGGGCGAGTACCTGCGCGGCCTGATCACCATCAAAGACATCGAAAAGTCGGTCAAATACCCCAACGCCGCCAAAGACGACCTCGGCCGGCTGCGGGTCGCCGCCGCCATCGGTGTGTCGGCCGACCTGATGGACCGCGCCGGGGCCCTGGTGCAGGCGGGGGCCGACGTGCTGGTGCTCGACTCGGCGCACGGCCACAGCCAGGGCATCCTCAACGCGCTGAGCCGGGTCAAAGAGCAGTTCGACGTGGACGTGATCGCCGGCAACGTTGCCACCCGCAGCGGCGCCCGCGACCTGATTCTGGCGGGGGCGGACGCGGTGAAGGTCGGCATCGGCCCCGGCTCCATCTGCACCACCCGCGTCGTCACCGGCGTCGGCGTGCCCCAGGTCACCGCCATCTTCGAGGCGAGCGCCGCCGCGATGGAAGCGGGCATTCCGGTTATCGCCGACGGCGGTATCAAGCAGACTGGCGACGTACCCAAGGCGATTGCGGCGGGCGCGAGCGTCGTCATGATGGGCTCTATGCTGGCCGGCACCGACGAGGCGCCTGGCGAAACCATCCTGCGCGACGGACGCCGCTACAAGTCCTACCGGGGCATGGGCAGCTTGGGCGCCATGGACCAGGGCAGCGCCGACCGCTACTTCCAGGGCGGCAGCCGCAAGTTCGTGCCCGAAGGCATCGAGGGCATCATCGCCTACCGGGGCACGGCGGGCGAGGTCATCTACCAGTTCGTCGGCGGTCTGAAATCGAGCATGGGCTACTGCGGCGCCCCCGACCTGACCACCCTGCGCGACACGGCGCAGTTCGTGCGGATTACTGGCGCCAGCCTCGTCGAGAGCCACCCGCACGGCGTGACGATTACCAAGGAAGCGCCGAACTACGGGGGCCGCTGA
- a CDS encoding YqhA family protein, with product MSASPSPGSEPSKREWFSELIGRTRFIVIIAVIAVLLVAFSLFLQGTLIALSTVYETWRDMFAHGIQSEANTLTVEFSQVVGTMLKAVVFYLIGVGLYSLFIRPLNLTSALGVESLSDLEQKVVSVIIVILGVTFLEHFIRWEKPLETLYFAGALALAGGSLVLFQNVHKGSGSDLQQPEAKLRARRELFEHDTEGREIQERDVERAEQSTDAKSQGKVSPESGSE from the coding sequence ATGTCTGCTTCCCCGTCTCCCGGCAGCGAGCCGTCCAAACGCGAGTGGTTCAGCGAACTCATCGGACGCACCCGCTTCATCGTGATTATTGCCGTCATCGCCGTGTTACTTGTCGCCTTCAGCCTCTTTTTGCAGGGCACCCTGATTGCCCTGAGCACCGTCTACGAAACCTGGCGCGACATGTTCGCCCACGGCATTCAGAGCGAGGCGAACACCCTCACCGTCGAGTTCTCGCAGGTGGTCGGCACCATGCTCAAGGCGGTGGTGTTTTACCTGATAGGGGTTGGACTGTATTCGCTGTTCATCAGGCCGCTCAACCTGACCTCGGCGCTCGGGGTCGAAAGCCTCTCGGACCTCGAACAGAAGGTCGTGTCGGTCATCATCGTGATTCTGGGCGTGACCTTTCTGGAACACTTCATCCGCTGGGAAAAGCCGCTGGAGACGCTGTATTTCGCGGGCGCGCTGGCACTGGCAGGCGGCTCGCTGGTGCTGTTTCAGAACGTCCACAAGGGCTCGGGCAGCGACTTGCAACAGCCCGAGGCCAAACTGCGGGCGCGGCGTGAACTGTTCGAGCACGACACCGAGGGCCGCGAGATTCAGGAACGCGACGTAGAACGCGCCGAGCAGTCCACCGATGCCAAGTCGCAGGGCAAAGTCTCGCCGGAAAGCGGCTCCGAGTAA
- the trhA gene encoding PAQR family membrane homeostasis protein TrhA: MKSLLRAPREPVNAWTHWAGAVAGALLLWPLLAWAGTHGVARWPFVVFDLSLVALYAASASYHSFSPGGNGALWLRKLDHAAIFLLIAGTYTPVAFLGLAEPQRSRVLALIWGIALLGIGLKLFTLKVPRWLSTALYVGMGWLAVGFLPQLSRQLPHAAIVWLALGGVLYTLGAFGYATKRPRTPRRLGGLGTWGFHELWHLFVLGGSAAHVVMMFNLR, encoded by the coding sequence GTGAAGTCGCTTCTCCGTGCGCCCCGCGAACCTGTCAACGCCTGGACCCACTGGGCGGGGGCGGTGGCCGGAGCGCTGCTGCTGTGGCCGCTGCTCGCGTGGGCGGGGACGCACGGCGTGGCCCGCTGGCCCTTCGTCGTCTTCGACCTGAGTTTGGTGGCCCTTTACGCCGCGAGCGCTAGTTACCACTCCTTTTCACCGGGCGGCAATGGGGCGCTGTGGCTGCGGAAACTCGACCACGCCGCCATTTTTCTGCTGATTGCGGGAACGTACACGCCGGTCGCGTTTCTGGGGCTGGCTGAGCCGCAGCGCAGCCGGGTGCTGGCGCTCATCTGGGGCATTGCGCTGCTGGGCATCGGTCTGAAACTGTTCACCCTCAAAGTGCCGCGCTGGCTGAGCACCGCGCTGTACGTGGGCATGGGGTGGCTGGCGGTGGGCTTTTTGCCGCAGCTTTCGCGCCAGCTGCCGCACGCGGCCATCGTCTGGCTGGCCCTCGGCGGCGTGCTCTACACCCTGGGCGCCTTCGGCTACGCCACCAAGCGGCCCCGCACCCCGCGCCGGCTGGGGGGGCTGGGCACCTGGGGCTTTCACGAACTGTGGCACCTCTTCGTGCTCGGCGGCAGCGCGGCGCACGTGGTGATGATGTTCAATCTGCGCTGA
- a CDS encoding RNHCP domain-containing protein, with the protein MSGLPATGRRFTVQGTNNSFTCGHCGAEVLPLQNGSVRNHCPVCLHSKHVDVLPGDRACDCHGLMEPVGAEQSGKKGWILVHRCQKCGFTGRNKAALDDPQQPDDWDALIAVTTRRRE; encoded by the coding sequence ATGAGCGGCCTGCCTGCCACCGGGCGGCGCTTTACCGTGCAGGGCACCAACAACTCGTTTACCTGCGGCCACTGCGGCGCCGAGGTGCTGCCGCTGCAAAACGGGTCGGTGCGCAACCACTGCCCGGTGTGCCTGCACTCCAAACACGTGGACGTGCTGCCCGGCGACCGCGCCTGCGATTGCCACGGCCTGATGGAGCCGGTGGGCGCCGAGCAGAGCGGCAAAAAGGGCTGGATTCTCGTTCACCGCTGCCAGAAATGCGGCTTTACGGGCCGCAACAAGGCCGCGCTCGACGACCCGCAGCAGCCCGACGACTGGGACGCCCTGATTGCGGTGACGACGCGGCGGCGCGAGTAA
- a CDS encoding MOSC domain-containing protein, with protein MKIISVNVGQPTALQVGQRTAVSGIRKHPVPGRVQVGEKGLEGDHVLNRRYHGGPDQAVYVYTREDYDHWTELLGRALEPGAFGENVLISGAESAEVRVGERFLLGAVEIEVTAPRLPCSTLGARMEDAGFVKRFKAARRPGFYARVLQSGDIGRGDPVTRTPAPDGAPTIGELFDADFAKSHDPAELRAWLTFPLGKRQRKEVEKWLAKAEG; from the coding sequence ATGAAAATCATCAGCGTGAACGTGGGCCAGCCCACCGCCCTGCAAGTGGGCCAGCGCACCGCCGTGAGCGGGATTCGCAAACACCCGGTGCCGGGCCGCGTGCAGGTGGGCGAAAAGGGTCTGGAAGGCGACCACGTGCTCAACCGGCGCTATCACGGCGGCCCCGACCAGGCGGTATACGTCTACACCCGCGAGGACTACGACCACTGGACCGAACTGCTCGGGCGCGCGCTGGAGCCGGGCGCTTTCGGCGAAAACGTGCTTATCAGCGGCGCCGAATCCGCCGAGGTCCGCGTGGGCGAACGCTTCCTGCTCGGCGCGGTGGAAATCGAGGTCACCGCCCCCCGCCTTCCTTGCAGCACCCTCGGCGCCCGGATGGAAGACGCCGGCTTCGTCAAGCGCTTCAAGGCCGCCCGTCGCCCCGGTTTCTACGCCCGCGTCCTCCAAAGCGGCGACATCGGACGCGGCGACCCGGTGACCCGCACTCCCGCCCCGGACGGCGCCCCCACCATCGGCGAGCTGTTCGACGCCGACTTCGCCAAGTCCCACGACCCCGCCGAACTGCGCGCTTGGCTGACTTTTCCCCTTGGCAAACGCCAGCGGAAAGAAGTGGAGAAGTGGCTGGCGAAGGCGGAAGGATAG